A part of Maridesulfovibrio hydrothermalis AM13 = DSM 14728 genomic DNA contains:
- a CDS encoding methyl-accepting chemotaxis protein, with amino-acid sequence MTVRLKFLILLVGLVVSMLALAVSFNRLIDAGHNVSEAYENKYFSYLLADELRQSSDDLTRLARTYVVTGNPEYERQYFDILDIRNGKKPRPEEYHRIYWDFVAAGIDKPRPDTQAVALIDLMKKAGFSAAELGKLEEAKKNSDGLVENETIAMNAVKGLFKDNNGQFTVKGKPDLELARKLTHDNMYHKYKANIMKPVDEFFVLLEKRTGDLIAKANKTAQLWENVVIGMIALVIVVISLIAWLFYNVLKQLGEDPGYLYEVSHQIASGDLDLALKKEQNRNSVYGVFVSMVANLKETIAKAENKSQEASLEAERALKSSIEAQEAREKSERARAEGMQHAANQLQEVVEVLSSASNDLEKQIEKSNRGIQLQSNRVSETSTAMEEMNTTVFEVAKNASQAAETVDKAKDKAEQGSNIVGDVVHGIEVVQKNALDLKEDVTELGHKAEGISQVMDVISDIADQTNLLALNAAIEAARAGEAGRGFAVVADEVRKLAEKTMTATSEVGEAIQGIQQGTQKNIENVDVAVKTIADATSLASQSGEALEEIVKLVDLASDQVRLIATSSEEQSASSEEINRTLDDVSNISSQAAEGMESFANSVETMTAQTVALKNLITEMQNRK; translated from the coding sequence ATGACTGTTCGCCTCAAATTCTTAATTTTGTTAGTGGGTTTAGTGGTATCCATGTTGGCTTTGGCGGTATCTTTCAATCGTTTGATTGATGCTGGCCATAATGTGTCTGAAGCTTATGAAAATAAGTACTTTTCATATTTGCTGGCTGATGAACTGCGGCAGAGCTCGGATGATCTTACCCGCCTTGCGAGAACTTATGTCGTGACTGGCAACCCTGAATATGAGCGACAGTATTTTGATATTCTGGATATCAGAAATGGCAAAAAGCCTCGCCCCGAGGAGTATCATCGTATCTATTGGGACTTTGTGGCAGCAGGAATAGATAAGCCTCGTCCTGACACTCAAGCGGTAGCTTTGATCGACCTTATGAAAAAGGCGGGGTTTTCGGCAGCGGAGCTGGGCAAGCTGGAGGAAGCAAAAAAAAATTCAGACGGACTTGTTGAAAATGAAACAATTGCCATGAATGCGGTCAAAGGATTGTTTAAGGATAACAACGGTCAGTTCACTGTGAAGGGAAAGCCTGATTTGGAGCTGGCCCGCAAGCTTACTCACGACAACATGTACCATAAGTATAAAGCAAATATTATGAAGCCTGTGGATGAATTTTTTGTTTTGCTTGAAAAGCGCACGGGGGATCTTATTGCTAAGGCCAATAAGACCGCGCAATTATGGGAAAATGTTGTAATCGGGATGATTGCTTTGGTTATTGTTGTAATTAGTTTGATCGCATGGCTCTTCTACAATGTGTTAAAGCAGCTTGGCGAAGACCCGGGCTACCTTTATGAAGTGAGCCATCAGATTGCTTCCGGTGATCTGGATCTGGCATTAAAGAAAGAACAGAACCGGAACAGTGTCTACGGTGTATTTGTGTCTATGGTCGCTAATTTGAAAGAGACAATAGCGAAGGCCGAAAATAAATCACAGGAGGCCTCCCTTGAGGCTGAACGTGCGCTTAAATCCTCTATTGAAGCTCAAGAGGCCAGGGAAAAATCCGAACGGGCAAGAGCAGAAGGAATGCAGCATGCTGCCAATCAGCTGCAGGAAGTTGTCGAGGTACTTTCCTCTGCATCTAATGATCTTGAGAAACAGATAGAAAAGTCAAACCGCGGCATTCAGTTGCAGTCGAATCGTGTAAGCGAGACCTCTACAGCTATGGAAGAGATGAACACTACAGTATTTGAGGTCGCGAAGAACGCGAGTCAGGCTGCCGAAACTGTTGATAAGGCCAAAGATAAAGCCGAGCAAGGATCTAATATTGTCGGTGATGTTGTTCATGGAATAGAGGTGGTTCAGAAAAATGCGTTGGACCTGAAGGAGGATGTCACTGAACTTGGTCATAAAGCCGAAGGGATCAGTCAGGTCATGGATGTTATTTCCGATATTGCCGATCAGACCAATTTGCTGGCTCTGAATGCGGCAATTGAAGCAGCTCGAGCCGGTGAAGCGGGACGGGGCTTTGCTGTGGTCGCTGATGAAGTACGTAAGCTCGCCGAGAAAACAATGACCGCCACTTCGGAGGTCGGTGAAGCTATTCAGGGCATTCAACAGGGTACTCAGAAAAATATTGAAAATGTTGATGTGGCTGTGAAAACCATTGCAGATGCAACGAGTCTGGCGAGTCAGTCCGGCGAGGCTTTAGAGGAGATTGTAAAACTGGTCGATCTTGCCAGCGATCAGGTTCGCTTAATTGCTACATCCTCAGAAGAGCAGTCAGCTTCAAGTGAGGAAATCAACCGTACCCTTGACGACGTAAGTAATATATCAAGTCAGGCCGCTGAAGGAATGGAGTCTTTCGCCAATTCAGTGGAGACTATGACGGCGCAGACGGTGGCTTTGAAAAACCTGATCACCGAAATGCAGAATAGAAAGTGA